Proteins from a genomic interval of Clostridium sp. AN503:
- a CDS encoding RHS repeat domain-containing protein — translation MSDKVRGGAPDFANDSQYFYDGADNLAAIRYPDGGEVSYEYDKNDNITKLTDRDGRATAYEYDPLNRLTRVVRADGSESAYTYNARNQVLEAKNTCVCGIMDLGTSQDDIMNKGINILKKLDSDSLIKEGTTQIKTYIDGMKAEIRIFVKDGQIINFDMFKGWSTRDMGNTIYH, via the coding sequence ATTTCAGACAAAGTCCGAGGCGGAGCCCCGGACTTTGCCAATGACAGCCAATATTTCTACGACGGAGCGGACAACCTGGCAGCCATCCGTTATCCGGACGGCGGGGAAGTGAGCTATGAATATGACAAAAACGACAACATCACCAAACTGACCGACCGTGATGGACGGGCGACCGCCTATGAGTACGACCCGTTAAACCGTCTGACCCGTGTAGTGCGTGCGGACGGCAGCGAGAGCGCATATACCTACAACGCCAGGAACCAGGTGCTGGAGGCAAAGAATACCTGTGTCTGCGGCATTATGGATTTAGGTACGAGTCAAGATGATATTATGAATAAAGGAATAAATATTTTGAAAAAATTAGATTCAGACAGTCTTATAAAAGAAGGTACAACACAAATAAAAACATATATTGATGGTATGAAAGCAGAAATCAGGATATTTGTAAAGGATGGTCAAATCATTAATTTTGATATGTTTAAAGGTTGGTCAACAAGAGATATGGGAAATACAATTTACCACTAA